The Vigna unguiculata cultivar IT97K-499-35 chromosome 6, ASM411807v1, whole genome shotgun sequence genome contains a region encoding:
- the LOC114188367 gene encoding uncharacterized protein LOC114188367, which translates to MRVVDPNEGLLVKAFVKGLRANSFGESLYRIPPKTLMEIRQRAAVEIETEEAMRHKKAGDKRALTNTRSERDVKTFRRERTPPRPRTDRRTLGSRPNAWCKFHQAGGHDTNSCYALNNQLSVLADKGIMGKYIKAYVDVQPSRTHSATDLHETPVLGDFNTIVGGFAGGGQTSSARKRYVRSVMTTAKIERPKKVPDIVFSSEDLKGVVPHEDDPIVLSVIMMGRNVHRVLIDQGSSADVMFWNTFVGLQIPIYQLRPFDGVLVGFSGDQVEVKGYVDLRTTFREKEDAKTIFIHYIVVNAPSSYNLLLGRPSINKLGAVISTVHLKMKFPTNDGKVVTLAVNQEVARKCYEDSLRTRRKVAYSISTTEVVVDPELDPRLVHSERRPQPVGEIKEIFIEGKKLRIGGDLDLEQEQQIVQVLKNNLSSFAWSVADMTGIDPDFLCHKLNINPSAKPKA; encoded by the exons ATGAGGGTGGTCGATCCAAATGAGGGTTTACTTGTAAAAGCCTTTGTGAAGGGGCTCCGTGCCAATTCTTTCGGTGAATCCTTATATCGGATTCCTCCAAAGACCTTAATGGAGATAAGACAAAGAGCAGCAGTGGAAATAGAGACTGAAGAGGCCATGCGACACAAAAAAGCAGGAGATAAGAGGGCGTTGACAAACACCAGGAGTGAACGGGATGTCAAAACTTTCCGAAGAGAAAGAACTCCACCTCGCCCTAGGACCGATCGCAG AACACTCGGGAGCAGACCGAACGCTTGGTGTAAATTTCATCAGGCAGGAGGTCACGATACCAATTCATGCTATGCTCTAAATAACCAACTCTCTGTGTTAGCAGATAAGGGGATCATGGgaaaatatataaaagcataTGTAGATGTACAACCATCCAGAACTCATTCCGCTACCGATTTGCATGAAACACCCGTACTAGGAGATTTCAATACAATAGTAGGGGGCTTTGCGGGAGGTGGTCAGACCAGCTCGGCTAGGAAAAGATACGTCAGGAGTGTCATGACCACCGCCAAAATTGAAAGGCCGAAGAAAGTTCCGGACATTGTGTTCTCGAGCGAAGATCTGAAAGGAGTAGTCCCGCATGAAGATGATCCTATAGTACTATCTGTTATCATGATGGGAAGGAATGTTCATAGAGTACTGATTGATCAAGGTAGTTCGGCAGATGTGATGTTCTGGAACACCTTTGTAGGGCTGCAAATACCGATATATCAATTACGACCTTTTGATGGAGTACTTGTTGGTTTCTCGGGAGATCAGGTGGAAGTCAAAGGGTATGTTGATCTTAGAACAACGTTTAGAGAAAAAGAGGAtgcaaaaactatatttatacaCTATATAGTTGTGAATGCGCCTTCATCATATAACTTGCTATTGGGAAGGCCCTCTATTAATAAATTGGGGGCCGTGATATCGACAGTTCACCTGAAGATGAAGTTCCCTACCAATGATGGGAAAGTAGTCACTTTGGCAGTGAATCAAGAAGTGGCTCGCAAATGTTACGAAGACAGTCTCAGGACAAGAAGGAAGGTAGCATATTCAATTAGCACAACGGAAGTAGTAGTAGATCCCGAGTTAGATCCAAGATTAGTACATTCCGAAAGAAGACCTCAGCCTGTGGgagagataaaagaaatatttatagaaGGCAAGAAATTAAGGATTGGAGGGGATTTGGATCTGGAACAAGAGCAACAAATTGTACAAGTATTGAAGAATAATCTTTCTTCATTCGCTTGGAGTGTAGCAGATATGACGGGAATAGATCCTGATTTTTTATGTCATAAACTCAACATCAATCCTTCGGCTAAACCTAAAGCTTAG